The segment gttaaatgagcaagcatttggctgttgtcagcccttatttgctccattgaggttgccattcgccctacttgtacaatcagtctgcccgagttgcgactaatgcgcggtagatgatggggcagactggcaaggtgttgtgtatgtgcggtcaggctggcattgctttgggcctgttggcttgtccaactggcccaaaagtcatctggtatttgggttgggggcggagcttgtgccagttgtggactgatggaggcttgggggatatcctgcagctgtattggctggcttgggtcaacaggtgtaagttgcagtgtgatggttgcctgttggtcttgtccctgctggtccacgtcggccatcaagctgggctctgtatggggtggccaacatgcaatgtttatttgtcaatttgtttaaaggctacttctacacattactacattcataatactccatttgtatagtttttggcgttgtttttcaaaacttataatgtttttttttgttcaaaaacatatataccaacacaggcggccacatagacagatttgcataatccacacctaactacctcccctccacagcattacagtgttatatcacctcccctgaccacgacataggctacttacctggatagtccagatgagcggagccagtaagccatctacatactggacaggggagatgtgtgaacaatataatgttgtggatgctgtttttgtttgggaattttattggtattttattttaatgtgcacgtgtgtggccaaattttaaacaaatgtctgttatttattaaaaatgatgttggcgagatcatccactaagaccttttaaaaaaaaacattttcacctttagcaattgaagacgtaacatcatattgcttgttctggaaaacatgtaatctcaaaaccaactaacaacatattaactgtactgtgtatattattgcctatgtgtttaatttctgtttttactcaccagataactgaggtgatcggggctcatca is part of the Pseudophryne corroboree isolate aPseCor3 chromosome 11, aPseCor3.hap2, whole genome shotgun sequence genome and harbors:
- the LOC134969983 gene encoding uncharacterized protein LOC134969983: MADVDQQGQDQQATITLQLTPVDPSQPIQLQDIPQASISPQLAQAPPPTQIPDDFWASWTSQQAQSNASLTAHTQHLASLPHHLPRISRNSGRLIVQVGRMATSMEQIRADNSQMLAHLTRIIHEQQRHQQALVQLIQHNQVVNESLSRIVASHTATNTQLIASINNLSSNITLMGAHQVTSSSGTTTPIQTPVTSPVRRSSRARASEPAQSTAPSTHKRKK